Below is a genomic region from Brassica rapa cultivar Chiifu-401-42 chromosome A08, CAAS_Brap_v3.01, whole genome shotgun sequence.
TGAGAGATACGTTTGAGGGATACCACACGGCGGAGCTGGATTGTGCATTGGAGGATTTGTAGTGTTTGATGGAGGAGCTAGGAGGTATAGTCTATTACATATCAATAAAATACTATAAGACACCAACTCTATCCCAATCCTACCCCACCATCAGtctttaaatactaaaccctaatcctaacccaaatataaatatatatatccaaatcaaggaAGTATAAACCCTAATCTAAAACCTAATGTAaagctaaaccctaatcaaaGAAGTATAAACTCAAAtagaatgtatataatatggtCTAATATACCTAAACCTCTACTTAGTAAATCCAAACCCTAATCAAGAacttataaaccaaaatataatctataaattgttttttaatattaaacatTTGAAATCACATTTACTTGGTTAGCAGGTTGCATATTTTCTATTCTATATAGTCTAAATAGTATAATAAACGAGTGTTCCAAATAATTAAATCTATCCAACactcaaaaaaatgaatttcatattacaatcaatcacacaaaatgatagaaaagagaactatcaaatttgaaaacattacagattattacatttttaaggAGTAGTATAGAAATATGCTTCAAATAGTATAGTAACATTACATAAATAGCTacacttaaaaatatatactgtaCTTATTTTTCCACAGAATATAGTATAGACGACgagttcatcttcttcaattcttctttttcttaGAAATGTTGATACTCGCTCACCATCAGTATTCTTCACTACCATATAGAGATCGTCTTTGTCTCTTCTTTTTTATTCCGATACAGCGGCTTTTACCGACCCACCGTCATTATTCTTCACCATTGGAtctgtaaaacaaaaacaaaaacaaagtatATAACAAAAGCATGATTGTGATAAtcaataatttaagaaaatgagaaaaataaatgagaaaatTGTTGTGTGTTTTCGCCGTCTACTCCATCATCGTTGTCTTTTCTTTATCACAATTGGTTGTTTTTTCgtgaaaaaaaagtttaatttaaaaaggTATATGAGTTATGAAAGACCACGTTTTACCTTTTATAGTtacaaattattaattaaatttgttttttaatgcAGATTTCACCGATCGTATGCATTGCATACAGGGGTAATGCACAGGGGTATAATGATATGATTATATAAAAGAcacaatatatatttgaaacctAGGTATTTTTGTCatgtaataaattataatttgttcGAAATATATACAATGCAATTTCCTTATGATTTATGTAACCTAAAACAAGGTAAGTCTATCTAAAAGTAGATGGGTGACAAAGAGAAGCTTAAAGAGAGAGGAAGTATGTCGTTATCGGCCCACTCTCACCGCTTATCCTCTCCAATCACTTCCTTTCATCTTTACCATATAATTCTCCGAACCTTTTTGTTTCATATGAAGAGTATGGTCCACCCTTTCATATGGGCTGTTAGTTttcagccaaaaaaaaaaaatcttctcttttctttataATCGAGAAACTTGTGGAACCAAACTTGCGGAACCAAAACGTGTGAATGATCTAAGTATTATTCTCATTCAAATAATCAATAATAATCATGATTGAGAGTGTAACCAATTAATCAAAATCATGTTTTGTCCAACAAATCttgcaatatatttttatataatatgaattcTGTAAATTAATAGGGttgattggttgggttgtagaaagtaattttaattttaatttttatctacagTTTTAAAAACTATCATCATGCTTTATATTAGTTTCTAAAGCTACATCTAAAAAAATAAACCTACagcaaaaaataaacaaaatagttgtaaaagttttattttttaaagtctcatttttttagctgtagaaaattttaaagctacatcccttaaaattaaatcaaaaaaatCTTACAGACTAAATTCCAAAGTTAATTTTCTATAATTGcagcccaaccaatcacccccaatatttaacaaaataaaagaaaaaataatttatttatttaaaaattatgtaaatatgTGGTATTATGACttgttgaatatatatataaatataataaatatttcactgttaaatttaatatctaatttttgttattttttaaaatgttattatttatccatttacattaaaatacatttatgtatTATAAAATGTAGATTACACTAAAACACACAAGAAAATAATACAAAcacaaaatctataaaatttgattaatataaaattataaaagtaatactctttaaaaaaacaaatttaaaaatgtaaaaatttaaaagtattactaaaataataaatttaaatggtATATAATAAgcttaatattattagtttattaaaaaCTTAATCTATTAGATTATCCTTTCTTCCAAATTTATTGATTATACACATTAGATATGCACTAGGACAAATTTCTGACCTCATGGTTTTTGTACAATCTCAAGACGTCCATCAAAACCATTAGCCACGTGTAACCTTTAAAAATTATGGTTTGGCAAGACGTATCATCTACACAATACTAAAGGATAAATATGCaattacaatattttaaaatccaaaagaGGTTACCAGTATATATGCTCGGACTTCTCTTCTTTTGGTAAACCACGCACACATTAAGAATCTTTAATCATAATTCGAGTGAACAAAATGTGCTACAAAAAGATTATCCCTCTTGTTATTCCACCGGAGAGCTTCCACGAAAACGTGCCGGCAGCAGGAGTGACTGTGGCAACAGAGGTGGTAGCCACCGTCGGTCGTCACCGTGACGGTCGTGGTGAAAAGAAGAAGTGTGTGTGTTCACCATCGACGCATCCAAGATCGTTCAAGTGTAGGTATCATCATCATGAATATCAATGGGTTCCTTCTTCTTCCCTCCACAAATAACACATCATCATGTAATCAACAACTATAGTCTTACTTTCATGgttgtttattaatttaatcaAAGTAGAATCGTGAATGTTCTGTTTCTTTATAAAGTATATCCTCCGTATATCATTATAAAACGATGTTTTCTATTATCACAAAGGTTTACAAGTCGACAGCAATCGATGTTAAAGAAATAAGTGGTTACCATGGTTCCGGTATAATTTGTTTTCtcttaattacaaaataaataaataaataattgatgTTACGTGACGGATCAAACTATATCAAATCACATGAATTATCTGAATTTAATTTTAGTGTACGTCAGTTCAGTTTAAATTGAAATAATCTAATACACATGTTCGGTTATGAGACTTGAGGAGCTATAAACAATTTAGAATGAtttctataaaattttattttcgtttttttctAAAGTTTTGGGAGCTGTAAATTAATATTTCATTAGTATATGCTCAAAACCGATGAAAATATTACGCGGAGATGAATTGGTAGAAAATTATCACATCTTGAGGCTTATTAGCTCCAAACACAGAGAAACATCAATTGCCAcctttacttcttttttttttgacaaaagggCTTAATTGCCAC
It encodes:
- the LOC103832796 gene encoding uncharacterized protein LOC103832796, which translates into the protein MCYKKIIPLVIPPESFHENVPAAGVTVATEVVATVGRHRDGRGEKKKCVCSPSTHPRSFKCRYHHHEYQWVPSSSLHK